Proteins found in one Gigantopelta aegis isolate Gae_Host chromosome 12, Gae_host_genome, whole genome shotgun sequence genomic segment:
- the LOC121386179 gene encoding uncharacterized protein LOC121386179, with the protein MGDCDDVPQLVDSSDEECNGPTPSEVLVNKWATKPGDCEPLIKPYVLAPFLFGFDSDLPKHWIAALHDCGLLATKNRSKDVTVLSKEEWGLVDFVDDVYELVADILTSRSKLLPDILDFIDKIDAMLLNVKMLNVKKTVELAQEDDVLRDIGKDVMSSKTCFRKSESRTLFCLIYIFKNCKLVALSGCLLIFPVVLQG; encoded by the exons ATGGGTGATTGTGATGACGTTCCTCAGTTGGTAGATTCTTCAGATGAGGAATGCAACGGGCCTACACCCAGTG AAGTCCTTGTTAATAAATGGGCCACGAAGCCCGGTGACTGCGAACCTCTGATAAAGCCGTATGTACTTGCTCCCTTCTTGTTTGGCTTTGACAGTGACCTGCCCAAACACTGGATTGCTGCTCTTCATGACTGCGGATTGCTGGCTACCAAAAACAG ATCAAAAGATGTGACGGTATTATCAAAAGAAGAGTGGGGATTGGTGGATTTTGTGGATGACGTGTATGAGCTTGTTGCAGACATACTG ACCAGTCGCAGTAAACTGTTGCCAGATATCCTTGATTTCATAGACAAAATTGACGCGATGTTGCTGAATGTAAAGATGCTCAATGTAAAGAAGACTGTTGAACTTGCTCAAGAAGACGATGTGCTAAGGGATATTGG GAAAGACGTGATGTCATCGAAGACATGTTTCAGGAAGTCGGAGAGTCGGACTTTGTTCTGCCTgatttacattttcaaaaactgTAAGTTAGTGGCATTGTCAGGATGCTTGTTAATATTCCCAGTGGTGTTGCAAGGATAA